A stretch of Perognathus longimembris pacificus isolate PPM17 chromosome 1, ASM2315922v1, whole genome shotgun sequence DNA encodes these proteins:
- the Anp32b gene encoding acidic leucine-rich nuclear phosphoprotein 32 family member B isoform X2: protein MDMKKRIHLELRNQTPAAVRELVLDNCKSNDGKIEGLTAEFVNLEFLSLINVNLIAVSNLPKLPKLKKLELSENRIMGGLDMLAEKLPNLTHLNLSGNKLKDISTLEPLKKLDCLKSLDLFNCEVTNLNDYRESVFKLLPQLTYLDGYDRDDQEAPDSDAEVDGVDEEEEDEEGEDEEDEEDEDGEEEDFDEEEDEDEDEDIEGEEDEDEVSGEEEEFGHDGEVDEDEEDEDEDEDEDEEESGKGEKRKRETDDEGEDD from the exons ATGGACATGAAGAAGAGGATCCACCTGGAGCTGAGGAACCAGACCCCGGCCGCC GTTCGAGAACTTGTCTTGGACAATTGCAAATCAAATGATGGGAAAATTGAAGGCTTAACAGCTGAATTTGTGAACTTAGAGTTCCTCAGTTTAATAAATGTAAACTTGATTGCAGTTTCAAATCTCCCCAAGCTACCTAAATTGAAAAAg CTTGAGCTCAGTGAAAATAGGATCATGGGAGGTCTGGACATGTTAGCAGAAAAACTTCCAAATCTCACACATCTAAACTTAAGTGGAAATAAACTGAAAGATATCAGCACATTGGAACCTTTG AAAAAGTTAGACTGTCTGAAAAGCCTGGATCTGTTCAACTGTGAGGTCACTAACCTGAATGACTACCGAGAGAGTGTCTTCAagctcctgccccagctgacctaCCTGGATGGCTATGACAGAGATGACCAGGAGGCCCCAGACTCAGATGCAGAAGTAGATGGTgtggatgaagaggaggaggatgaag aaggagaagatgaggaggatgaagaagatgAAGACGGTGAGGAGGAAGACTTTGATGAagaagaggatgaagatgaagacgAAGATATAGAAggggaagaagatgaagatgaagtcAGTGGTGAG GAAGAAGAATTTGGACATGATGGAGAAGTcgatgaagatgaagaagatgaggatgaagatgaggatgaag ATGAGGAAGAAAGTGGGAAAggtgaaaagaggaagagagagacagatgatGAAGGAGAAGATGATTAA
- the Anp32b gene encoding acidic leucine-rich nuclear phosphoprotein 32 family member B isoform X1, protein MGGDGAGGPLSGDRRPRSRGIPQSPPPPRLAGGHAPPRQVRELVLDNCKSNDGKIEGLTAEFVNLEFLSLINVNLIAVSNLPKLPKLKKLELSENRIMGGLDMLAEKLPNLTHLNLSGNKLKDISTLEPLKKLDCLKSLDLFNCEVTNLNDYRESVFKLLPQLTYLDGYDRDDQEAPDSDAEVDGVDEEEEDEEGEDEEDEEDEDGEEEDFDEEEDEDEDEDIEGEEDEDEVSGEEEEFGHDGEVDEDEEDEDEDEDEDEEESGKGEKRKRETDDEGEDD, encoded by the exons ATGGGAGGCGACGGGGCGGGCGGACCCCTCTCGGGCGACCGGCGCCCCCGGTCGCGAGGAATCCCGCAGagtcccccgccgccccggctaGCCGGAGGCCACGCTCCGCCTCGGCAG GTTCGAGAACTTGTCTTGGACAATTGCAAATCAAATGATGGGAAAATTGAAGGCTTAACAGCTGAATTTGTGAACTTAGAGTTCCTCAGTTTAATAAATGTAAACTTGATTGCAGTTTCAAATCTCCCCAAGCTACCTAAATTGAAAAAg CTTGAGCTCAGTGAAAATAGGATCATGGGAGGTCTGGACATGTTAGCAGAAAAACTTCCAAATCTCACACATCTAAACTTAAGTGGAAATAAACTGAAAGATATCAGCACATTGGAACCTTTG AAAAAGTTAGACTGTCTGAAAAGCCTGGATCTGTTCAACTGTGAGGTCACTAACCTGAATGACTACCGAGAGAGTGTCTTCAagctcctgccccagctgacctaCCTGGATGGCTATGACAGAGATGACCAGGAGGCCCCAGACTCAGATGCAGAAGTAGATGGTgtggatgaagaggaggaggatgaag aaggagaagatgaggaggatgaagaagatgAAGACGGTGAGGAGGAAGACTTTGATGAagaagaggatgaagatgaagacgAAGATATAGAAggggaagaagatgaagatgaagtcAGTGGTGAG GAAGAAGAATTTGGACATGATGGAGAAGTcgatgaagatgaagaagatgaggatgaagatgaggatgaag ATGAGGAAGAAAGTGGGAAAggtgaaaagaggaagagagagacagatgatGAAGGAGAAGATGATTAA